A window of Rufibacter sp. LB8 contains these coding sequences:
- a CDS encoding T9SS type A sorting domain-containing protein, with protein sequence MTQESSLAQGTSEWRTVGLPGFSEGQAHLTQIKVSAQGIPYVAYKDASKSDKITVSRLVEANWEAVGSAGFSDAPVVDVSLEISKEGVPMVAYLEFGTSEPKVKKFNGTGWEAVGDVSPTNAGATELTLALSPNGTPYLAYADGANLYLGTVKRFNGSAWETVGQSTISTAWGYNYSLAFDSWGTPYLAFKDMAFDFKAVVKKFNGTSWEPLGMQGFTTGRADEISLAINSTGIPFMAFQDGAKEGKASVMFYNGGVWSYMGSSGFSTSQAVNITLAIGATNKLYVAFKDAGAGYKATVMTLNVAKWESLGMAGFSAGVVNEISMTLDAAGNPHVAYRDDSRGHKATVMQFSSRQPPLLVSQPVSQTIEATGTARFTVTATAANDLSYQWQVSTDNGSTYKNLENGVVYTGVSSNTLTIANAPISLSKNRYRVLLSNQLITFSEPAVLTVNLPVFATGNQWNQAGPPGFSSGAAEHVSMVMGADGKPIVAYSDLAREGKVTVMRFTGVSWAGVGSAGFSAAGAGFISLALDASGTTYVAYQDKSINGKATVLKFNGSAWVAVGTAGFSRGNATNLSLQINPKTQLPSVAFVDRFNNGIAATAMGFNGTQWTILGSSGFSESSQNGLANIPSLAFDLYGNLFAAYTDDQEQVSVKKLMKDSWQLVGREAFSDGRAQQVSIKADAAGTLYVVYSEKNFENRATVRRFNGTSWNYVGSNAFTDPGATQPSLALDKAGVPYVAYANDYFEARASVVRFNGVDWQEVGLAGFSAGPIAYINLAVNQEGVPFISFSDGGYNQKVTTMQFSPPPPHSITTQPLPVSTFSGENATFSVSPTGTQTLQYQWQVSQDKGQTYSNIFNNLQYSGANSPALLIKNVSLPMNGFLYKVQVQSIGVSSTAAALLTVRPPFFDHDRVWHPLGEITGRSSPVTAVDKQGIPYIVYAEENNANEVQGKISVKKFNGTTWENVGQPGFSSHFARKYKMAFDASNTPYVVFVNGDDKRHVIIMKFTGGQWMEVGRRNMNLKPGYASTEAHHVTFTVSAEGIPYIGYQEYENGNLTVWRLQGTTWENLGNKIFYPENNAHLALDKNSIPYIAYQDRSQFYGPLYHKPLVQKFNGLTWDVVGGVPLSDKVGYVESLEVDPSGVPYVLFEERHLINDNYTYTSVIKRFNGAKWEEFNPEIPVNETFLAHDLALDAKGTPFVLYKNGGSDNKPSVVRYNGLVWEQVGTKDFSDFANGYLQLDVSPAGIPFVTISSERYAVLRFGKKPSFLSHPVAASIMAGAPVSFTAHAASDWVTVRYAWHASADNGATYQPLASYDIYEGIDSPTLTFKKTPISLNGLLYRLQASNGYGFASESAQLTVHTPPPLSYTKWEQMGKTNATTLRTRPVSFAISPTGTPYVAFQDGFGGKASAITYTGTEWKPLGQPGLSEGKITNNYLAVTSEGTPYFFYNDPALMNTTNPNRFARFTPEGAWEFQENGMLNTTMARSSSLRMDKNDIFYITLQESGGLTTYHFLNDLWYPFGSTSTFKPAFNQYALGVSDEGGVSIFLSDAAQGNKATVIRMNFHTYEWETYGPAGFTDGAVTAVNMAVDVRHVPYIAFVEGEDVKVMYFTGSYWKQVGNTISNSGPSHLSLLLDELGVPIVTYIDKNDGEKVKVKKFNGTDWTTMGTSEVPGNSQNNAVLLFDPMTGAPLVAYAAKSVFESELVVMKLTNAVTSSAEEKHNLLQIYPNPTNHTFTVKTKEPIIHLELFNNLGVKILNKPGAGNESQLNVDVSALSSGLYFINVHTKGKKYTSRVVVAK encoded by the coding sequence ATGACCCAGGAAAGTAGCTTGGCGCAAGGGACCTCGGAATGGAGAACGGTGGGGTTGCCCGGTTTTTCAGAGGGTCAGGCCCATTTAACCCAGATAAAAGTGAGTGCGCAGGGCATTCCATATGTAGCCTACAAAGACGCCAGCAAGTCTGACAAAATCACAGTCTCCCGCTTAGTGGAAGCAAACTGGGAAGCCGTAGGCTCCGCCGGATTTTCTGATGCCCCCGTGGTGGACGTTTCCTTAGAAATCAGCAAGGAAGGTGTACCCATGGTGGCTTACTTGGAGTTTGGGACAAGCGAACCTAAGGTGAAAAAATTCAATGGAACCGGTTGGGAAGCTGTAGGAGATGTTTCCCCAACCAACGCCGGGGCCACAGAATTAACCTTGGCCCTGTCACCGAACGGCACTCCTTACCTGGCCTATGCAGACGGTGCCAACCTGTACTTAGGAACGGTTAAGCGTTTCAACGGCAGCGCCTGGGAAACCGTGGGCCAGAGCACCATTTCCACTGCCTGGGGCTATAACTACTCCCTTGCGTTTGATTCCTGGGGCACACCCTACCTTGCCTTCAAAGACATGGCGTTTGACTTTAAAGCGGTTGTCAAAAAATTCAACGGCACCAGTTGGGAGCCCTTGGGCATGCAAGGGTTTACCACCGGGCGGGCAGATGAAATTTCCCTGGCCATTAATTCAACCGGCATCCCGTTTATGGCTTTTCAAGACGGAGCCAAAGAAGGGAAAGCCAGCGTTATGTTTTACAATGGCGGTGTCTGGTCTTATATGGGAAGTTCTGGTTTTTCTACAAGCCAGGCCGTGAACATTACCCTGGCCATTGGGGCCACCAATAAACTATATGTAGCCTTCAAAGATGCGGGGGCTGGCTACAAAGCCACGGTCATGACCCTAAATGTTGCTAAATGGGAGTCGCTAGGCATGGCAGGGTTTTCAGCGGGGGTAGTTAATGAAATATCAATGACCTTAGATGCGGCAGGGAATCCGCACGTAGCATACAGAGATGACAGCCGGGGCCACAAAGCCACTGTCATGCAATTCTCTTCCAGGCAACCGCCCCTCCTGGTATCGCAGCCGGTAAGTCAAACCATTGAAGCTACAGGAACGGCCCGTTTTACAGTCACTGCCACCGCCGCCAATGACCTTTCTTACCAATGGCAGGTGAGCACAGACAATGGTTCTACCTATAAGAATCTTGAGAATGGCGTCGTGTACACTGGGGTATCTTCCAATACCTTAACAATAGCCAACGCACCCATCTCCCTTTCCAAAAACCGCTACCGTGTTTTACTCAGCAACCAACTGATCACCTTTTCTGAACCAGCCGTGCTAACCGTCAATCTGCCGGTGTTTGCAACCGGTAATCAATGGAATCAGGCAGGACCTCCGGGTTTTTCTTCCGGGGCCGCTGAACATGTTTCTATGGTTATGGGGGCAGATGGAAAACCCATAGTGGCTTATAGTGACCTTGCAAGAGAAGGAAAAGTAACGGTCATGCGCTTTACTGGGGTTTCCTGGGCAGGGGTAGGTTCTGCGGGTTTTTCTGCGGCCGGAGCCGGATTTATCTCCCTGGCGCTTGATGCTTCAGGTACTACCTATGTGGCCTATCAAGACAAATCCATCAATGGAAAAGCCACCGTCCTGAAATTCAATGGCTCTGCATGGGTAGCGGTAGGAACAGCCGGGTTTTCCAGAGGAAACGCCACCAATCTATCCTTACAGATCAATCCTAAGACCCAACTCCCCAGTGTTGCTTTTGTAGACAGGTTCAACAATGGCATTGCCGCAACGGCCATGGGATTTAACGGAACCCAATGGACCATATTAGGGTCTTCTGGCTTCTCAGAGTCTAGCCAAAACGGATTGGCGAACATTCCATCGCTAGCTTTTGACCTTTATGGGAACCTGTTTGCAGCATACACAGATGACCAGGAACAGGTCTCCGTTAAAAAACTAATGAAAGACTCCTGGCAGCTGGTAGGTAGGGAGGCTTTCTCTGATGGAAGGGCCCAACAAGTTTCCATTAAAGCAGACGCGGCTGGCACTCTCTATGTGGTTTATTCTGAAAAGAATTTTGAGAACCGGGCCACCGTTAGGCGGTTCAATGGCACCAGCTGGAATTATGTAGGGTCAAACGCCTTCACTGATCCAGGGGCCACCCAACCGTCATTAGCCCTGGACAAAGCCGGGGTTCCCTATGTGGCCTATGCCAATGATTACTTTGAGGCACGCGCCTCCGTGGTTCGGTTTAATGGAGTTGACTGGCAAGAGGTAGGGTTGGCTGGGTTTTCGGCAGGGCCAATTGCCTATATTAATTTGGCGGTCAACCAGGAAGGCGTTCCTTTTATATCTTTTTCAGATGGCGGATACAACCAGAAGGTGACCACCATGCAGTTTTCTCCCCCACCACCCCATTCCATCACCACCCAGCCCCTACCCGTCAGCACCTTTAGCGGGGAAAATGCCACCTTCTCTGTTAGCCCTACTGGTACGCAAACCTTGCAGTACCAGTGGCAGGTGAGCCAGGACAAAGGCCAAACCTACTCCAACATCTTTAACAACCTCCAGTATTCCGGGGCTAATAGTCCCGCGTTGCTAATCAAGAATGTATCCTTACCCATGAACGGGTTTCTGTACAAAGTGCAGGTACAGAGCATAGGCGTTTCCAGCACGGCCGCCGCCTTGCTAACCGTGCGTCCTCCCTTCTTTGACCATGACCGTGTGTGGCACCCGCTGGGCGAAATTACCGGGCGTAGTTCTCCGGTTACCGCGGTAGACAAACAGGGTATTCCATACATTGTGTATGCGGAAGAGAACAATGCCAACGAGGTTCAAGGAAAGATAAGCGTCAAGAAGTTCAATGGCACTACCTGGGAAAATGTGGGGCAGCCAGGCTTCTCCTCTCATTTTGCCAGAAAATATAAAATGGCCTTTGACGCGAGCAATACGCCCTATGTAGTATTTGTGAACGGCGATGATAAACGGCATGTCATCATCATGAAGTTCACCGGAGGCCAATGGATGGAAGTAGGCAGAAGGAACATGAACCTTAAACCCGGATACGCCTCCACAGAAGCGCACCATGTCACGTTTACAGTGAGTGCGGAGGGCATTCCTTATATTGGCTACCAGGAGTATGAAAATGGCAACCTTACCGTCTGGCGCTTGCAAGGAACTACCTGGGAGAATTTAGGCAATAAAATTTTCTACCCCGAAAACAACGCCCACCTTGCCCTTGACAAAAACAGCATTCCGTATATAGCCTACCAAGACAGAAGTCAATTTTATGGACCTCTGTACCATAAACCACTAGTTCAAAAATTCAACGGTCTCACGTGGGACGTGGTTGGCGGGGTTCCTCTCTCTGACAAAGTAGGTTATGTAGAAAGTTTAGAGGTGGACCCAAGTGGCGTGCCCTATGTGTTGTTTGAGGAAAGACATTTAATCAACGACAACTACACGTATACATCTGTTATTAAGCGGTTTAACGGCGCTAAGTGGGAAGAATTCAATCCGGAGATTCCGGTGAATGAGACGTTCCTGGCGCATGACCTGGCACTTGATGCCAAGGGAACCCCATTTGTCCTTTATAAAAACGGGGGCTCAGACAATAAGCCGTCTGTTGTAAGGTATAATGGCTTGGTTTGGGAACAGGTGGGAACCAAAGACTTCTCAGATTTTGCGAATGGCTACCTGCAGCTAGACGTTTCGCCTGCAGGCATTCCGTTTGTGACCATTAGTAGCGAGCGCTATGCGGTTCTGAGATTTGGGAAAAAGCCTTCGTTTCTTTCTCACCCGGTGGCGGCGTCCATCATGGCTGGTGCCCCTGTTAGTTTTACCGCGCACGCCGCGTCAGACTGGGTTACGGTTAGGTATGCCTGGCACGCAAGCGCAGACAATGGCGCCACGTACCAGCCCCTCGCTTCGTATGACATTTATGAAGGAATTGATTCGCCAACGTTAACCTTCAAAAAAACACCCATCTCCTTGAATGGCCTTCTCTACCGATTGCAAGCTTCCAATGGGTATGGTTTTGCATCTGAAAGTGCCCAACTCACGGTGCATACTCCTCCGCCGCTCAGCTATACCAAATGGGAACAAATGGGCAAGACCAACGCCACCACACTCAGAACCCGACCCGTATCCTTTGCCATCAGCCCCACTGGCACGCCTTATGTAGCTTTCCAGGATGGTTTTGGGGGCAAAGCGTCTGCCATTACCTACACCGGGACTGAATGGAAACCCTTGGGCCAGCCCGGCCTCTCAGAAGGAAAAATTACCAACAATTATTTGGCTGTCACCTCTGAAGGAACTCCCTATTTCTTTTACAATGATCCTGCCCTCATGAATACCACAAACCCCAACCGGTTTGCCAGATTTACCCCCGAAGGCGCATGGGAGTTTCAGGAAAATGGCATGTTGAATACCACCATGGCCCGGTCTTCCTCCTTAAGAATGGATAAGAATGATATCTTTTATATCACCCTGCAGGAGAGCGGCGGCTTAACCACGTACCATTTTCTTAATGACCTCTGGTACCCGTTTGGCTCTACCAGTACTTTCAAGCCTGCCTTCAACCAGTATGCCCTGGGAGTCTCTGACGAAGGTGGGGTGTCTATCTTTCTCTCAGATGCTGCCCAGGGCAACAAGGCCACGGTGATTAGAATGAATTTCCATACCTATGAATGGGAAACGTATGGTCCGGCCGGTTTTACAGACGGGGCAGTCACTGCGGTGAATATGGCTGTTGACGTCCGCCACGTGCCCTACATTGCGTTTGTGGAAGGCGAAGATGTGAAAGTGATGTACTTCACCGGCTCTTACTGGAAACAGGTAGGCAATACCATCTCCAACAGCGGCCCTTCTCACCTTTCCTTACTACTTGATGAATTGGGGGTTCCCATTGTGACTTATATTGACAAAAACGATGGCGAAAAAGTGAAGGTGAAAAAATTCAACGGCACTGACTGGACTACCATGGGCACATCAGAAGTGCCAGGCAACTCCCAGAACAACGCGGTGTTGCTGTTTGACCCCATGACCGGTGCGCCTCTGGTGGCCTATGCCGCAAAATCTGTGTTTGAAAGCGAATTAGTGGTCATGAAACTCACCAATGCCGTTACGAGCAGCGCAGAAGAAAAACACAACCTCCTCCAGATTTACCCCAACCCCACCAACCATACCTTCACTGTCAAAACGAAGGAACCCATCATTCATCTTGAGCTTTTCAATAATCTTGGCGTGAAAATTTTAAATAAACCTGGTGCCGGGAATGAGAGTCAGCTAAATGTTGATGTGTCTGCCCTTTCCTCTGGGCTTTATTTTATAAACGTGCACACCAAAGGTAAAAAATACACCAGCCGGGTAGTGGTGGCTAAATAA
- the rluF gene encoding 23S rRNA pseudouridine(2604) synthase RluF codes for MSTDTTTRLNKFISDSGFCSRREADQYIEENRVTINGKDAKKGATVKAGDKVAVDGEPIKTKKPSDRGVYIAFNKPTGITTTTDSKDKKNIIDFIGFPKRIFPIGRLDNASEGLIFLTNDGDIVNKILRADNNHEKEYVVMVDKPITDDFVKQMSNGVRLFEGITKPCEVKQQGHKVFKIVLTQGLNRQIRRMCEALNYKVTALKRVRIMTVTLGDLPVGHWRHLTLEEMKSINQLVASSSKTQEASTKVKKTVKEPKPSAEEEYEALLSEEEFGVKVHQVKKPKPEPVFAGPRSGKAPFNPKAKTARKPAAAAASETSATSTPERKRKPAGVKNMTSKKEHVSGKTERSPKGSLAARNPKAKAARKPKPATAPAKRGTRGGGRK; via the coding sequence ATGTCAACAGATACCACCACGCGCCTCAATAAATTCATCAGCGACTCGGGCTTCTGCTCGCGCCGTGAGGCGGACCAATACATTGAGGAAAACCGCGTCACCATTAACGGCAAAGACGCCAAAAAAGGCGCTACCGTGAAGGCCGGCGACAAAGTTGCCGTAGATGGCGAACCCATCAAAACCAAGAAACCGTCTGACCGGGGTGTTTACATCGCGTTTAACAAACCTACCGGCATTACCACCACCACAGACAGCAAAGACAAGAAAAACATCATTGACTTCATTGGGTTCCCCAAGCGGATTTTCCCCATCGGGCGTCTGGACAATGCTTCTGAGGGCCTGATTTTTTTGACCAACGATGGCGACATTGTGAACAAGATTCTGCGCGCCGACAACAACCACGAAAAAGAGTACGTGGTGATGGTGGACAAGCCCATTACCGACGATTTTGTGAAGCAGATGAGCAACGGTGTACGCTTATTTGAAGGCATCACCAAGCCCTGCGAGGTTAAACAGCAAGGCCACAAAGTCTTTAAAATTGTGCTTACCCAAGGCCTCAACCGCCAAATCAGGCGCATGTGCGAAGCCCTCAACTACAAAGTGACGGCTCTTAAACGCGTGCGCATCATGACTGTCACGCTCGGCGATTTACCCGTGGGGCACTGGCGTCACCTCACCCTGGAGGAGATGAAATCTATCAACCAACTGGTGGCATCTTCTTCTAAAACCCAGGAAGCCTCTACCAAGGTGAAGAAAACCGTAAAAGAACCCAAACCCAGCGCCGAGGAAGAATACGAAGCCTTGCTGTCTGAGGAAGAATTTGGCGTAAAGGTGCACCAGGTGAAAAAACCAAAGCCCGAACCCGTTTTCGCGGGGCCGAGGTCTGGCAAAGCGCCGTTTAACCCCAAAGCCAAAACAGCTCGCAAACCTGCCGCCGCCGCTGCTTCAGAAACGTCTGCCACCAGCACGCCTGAGCGCAAGCGCAAACCGGCCGGTGTCAAAAACATGACCAGTAAAAAAGAGCACGTGTCGGGCAAAACCGAGCGGTCGCCCAAAGGGTCATTGGCCGCCAGAAACCCCAAGGCCAAAGCCGCCCGCAAACCGAAACCAGCCACAGCCCCCGCCAAAAGAGGAACGCGTGGCGGTGGCCGGAAGTAA
- a CDS encoding VF530 family DNA-binding protein has protein sequence MEEQKNNPLHGQTLEKILEFLVDRYGWEELGERIKINSFTHDPSIKSSLTFLRKTPWARQKVEDLYVRTVTRANAKK, from the coding sequence ATGGAAGAACAGAAGAACAACCCGCTGCACGGCCAAACCCTGGAAAAAATTCTGGAGTTTTTAGTGGACCGTTACGGTTGGGAGGAACTGGGTGAACGCATCAAGATCAACAGTTTCACCCATGACCCCAGCATCAAGTCAAGCCTCACGTTTCTGCGAAAGACGCCGTGGGCCCGCCAAAAGGTGGAAGACCTGTACGTGCGCACCGTAACCCGCGCCAACGCCAAAAAATAA
- the hutU gene encoding urocanate hydratase: METLQPQATAARLTVAEFIQKYANHPVYIPPTGTQLNAKNWPSEAALRMFLNNLSAEVAEDPERLVVYGGIGQAARTPQDARKIVELLLTLEEDESLLVQSGKPVGKVRSHPEAPRVLIANSNLVPHWATWEHFNNLRERGLMMYGQMTAGSWIYIGTQGILQGTYETFAACGRIHFNGDLRHKLLVTGGLGGMGGAQPLAATMAGATFLGVDIDPERIKKRLETRYLDKMTYDYQEAMRLVLAAQAKGEALSVGLVGDIGDVLEKLIQDNITPDILTDQTSAHDPINGYVPNTLTLPQANELRETNPEQYRQLSIKSMARHVGFMLELQRRGSKTFDYGNNIREFAQQGGEPNAFDIQGFVPEYMRPLFCEGKGPFRWAALSGDPEDIRVTDEALKELFPENTHMINWLDQAREKVAFQGLPCRICWLGMGEREKAGLLFNQLVRDGKVKAPIVIGRDHLDCGSVASPYRETEGMLDGSDAVSDWPLLNLMANASGGATWISFHHGGGVGIGYSQHAGMVILADGTDRAERCLRRVLHNDPALGIFRHADAGYDTAQQTAKEFGLEV, from the coding sequence ATGGAAACCCTCCAACCCCAGGCCACGGCCGCCCGCCTTACAGTAGCAGAGTTCATTCAGAAATACGCCAATCACCCGGTGTACATTCCGCCCACCGGCACGCAACTGAACGCCAAAAACTGGCCTTCTGAAGCCGCCTTGCGCATGTTCCTGAACAATTTGTCTGCCGAAGTGGCCGAGGACCCGGAACGTCTGGTGGTGTACGGTGGTATTGGCCAGGCCGCGCGCACGCCGCAAGACGCCCGCAAAATTGTAGAACTATTATTGACCCTGGAAGAGGACGAAAGTCTGCTGGTGCAATCCGGTAAACCCGTGGGAAAAGTGCGTTCTCACCCAGAAGCGCCGCGCGTGTTGATCGCCAATAGCAATCTGGTACCGCACTGGGCCACTTGGGAACATTTCAACAACCTGCGTGAGCGCGGCCTCATGATGTACGGCCAGATGACCGCCGGTTCCTGGATTTACATCGGCACACAGGGTATCTTGCAAGGCACGTATGAAACCTTTGCCGCCTGCGGAAGAATCCATTTCAACGGCGACCTTCGGCATAAATTGTTGGTCACCGGCGGACTGGGCGGCATGGGTGGCGCGCAACCCTTGGCAGCCACCATGGCGGGTGCCACCTTTCTGGGTGTAGATATTGACCCAGAACGCATCAAAAAACGCTTGGAAACCCGCTACCTGGACAAAATGACCTATGACTACCAGGAAGCCATGCGCCTGGTGCTGGCCGCCCAAGCCAAAGGTGAAGCCCTTTCCGTAGGCCTGGTGGGCGATATTGGCGATGTGCTGGAAAAACTGATCCAGGACAACATTACGCCAGACATTCTCACCGACCAGACCTCGGCACATGACCCTATCAACGGCTACGTGCCCAACACCTTAACGCTCCCGCAGGCCAACGAACTCCGCGAAACGAACCCCGAGCAATACCGGCAACTGTCCATCAAAAGCATGGCCCGGCACGTGGGCTTTATGCTGGAATTGCAGCGCCGCGGCAGCAAGACCTTTGACTATGGCAACAACATAAGAGAATTCGCGCAGCAGGGCGGCGAGCCGAACGCGTTTGATATTCAAGGTTTCGTGCCGGAGTACATGCGCCCGCTGTTCTGCGAAGGCAAAGGCCCGTTCCGGTGGGCCGCTTTGTCTGGTGACCCCGAGGATATCAGAGTTACCGATGAAGCCCTGAAAGAACTCTTCCCCGAAAATACGCACATGATCAACTGGCTAGACCAGGCCCGCGAGAAAGTCGCATTCCAGGGCTTGCCATGCCGTATCTGCTGGCTGGGCATGGGCGAACGCGAAAAAGCCGGCCTGCTGTTTAACCAACTGGTGCGTGACGGAAAAGTGAAAGCACCTATTGTCATCGGCAGGGATCACTTAGACTGCGGTTCCGTGGCCTCGCCCTACCGTGAGACCGAAGGCATGCTGGACGGTTCTGACGCGGTCTCAGACTGGCCATTGCTCAACCTTATGGCCAACGCCAGCGGCGGCGCCACCTGGATTTCCTTCCACCACGGCGGGGGCGTGGGCATTGGCTATTCGCAGCACGCCGGCATGGTGATTCTGGCAGACGGCACAGACCGCGCCGAACGCTGCCTGCGCCGCGTGCTCCACAATGACCCCGCCCTCGGCATTTTCCGCCACGCAGATGCCGGTTATGACACCGCCCAGCAAACCGCCAAAGAATTCGGGTTGGAAGTATAA
- the hutI gene encoding imidazolonepropionase, with the protein MANLPNGGPIVDDQLEVLEQAGVLMQGEKILEIASYSALREKIKNTGAELQEITEPMVLLPGFIDAHTHLCYAGSRAKDYALRVAGKTYLDIARSGGGILDTVRKTRAASQEELVKTLLQRCARHLAEGVTTCEVKSGYGLTVADELKMLEAIQTANQQQALELVPTCLAAHMCPPEFTSPKEYLEMVVRELLPIVKAKNLAKRVDIFIEDTAFSEELALEYLQKAKELGFEVTVHADQFSTGGSHVAAQVQAISADHLEASGTHELEMMKQAKVVATVLPGASLGLGMHYAPARQMLDQGLCVAIATDWNPGSAPMGDLLLQAALLGASQKLTMAETLAGITYRAALALGLQDRGTLATGQLADFIAFPTDHYQEILYVQGKLKPTKIWKKGNLVHG; encoded by the coding sequence ATGGCTAATCTGCCAAACGGCGGACCCATAGTTGATGACCAGTTGGAAGTATTGGAACAAGCAGGCGTATTGATGCAGGGCGAGAAAATCCTTGAAATAGCCTCCTATTCCGCGCTTCGCGAAAAAATAAAAAACACAGGTGCAGAGCTTCAGGAAATCACCGAGCCCATGGTGCTGTTGCCAGGCTTTATTGACGCGCACACACACCTATGTTATGCCGGCTCCAGGGCCAAGGATTATGCCCTCCGAGTGGCTGGAAAAACCTACCTTGACATTGCCCGCAGCGGCGGCGGGATTTTAGATACCGTCCGTAAAACGAGGGCGGCCAGCCAGGAAGAATTGGTGAAAACCTTGCTCCAGCGCTGCGCCCGTCACCTGGCCGAGGGCGTGACCACCTGTGAGGTGAAAAGCGGCTACGGTTTAACGGTGGCCGACGAACTCAAGATGTTGGAAGCCATTCAAACCGCTAATCAGCAGCAGGCCTTGGAGTTGGTACCAACCTGCTTAGCCGCGCACATGTGCCCGCCAGAATTCACCAGCCCTAAGGAGTATTTAGAGATGGTGGTCCGGGAACTTCTGCCAATAGTAAAGGCGAAAAACCTGGCCAAACGCGTAGATATTTTCATTGAAGACACGGCTTTTTCAGAGGAGCTGGCCTTGGAATATTTGCAGAAAGCCAAGGAACTAGGGTTTGAGGTAACGGTGCATGCAGATCAGTTCAGCACCGGCGGAAGCCACGTTGCCGCCCAGGTACAGGCCATCAGCGCCGATCATCTGGAAGCCAGCGGAACGCACGAATTGGAAATGATGAAACAGGCCAAGGTAGTAGCTACTGTTCTGCCTGGTGCCTCATTAGGCTTGGGCATGCACTACGCGCCTGCGCGCCAAATGCTGGACCAGGGCCTCTGCGTAGCCATCGCCACTGACTGGAACCCCGGCTCCGCGCCCATGGGAGATTTATTGCTGCAGGCCGCGCTCTTGGGCGCCAGTCAGAAATTGACCATGGCAGAGACGCTGGCGGGCATCACCTACCGGGCCGCGCTGGCCTTGGGTTTGCAAGACAGAGGTACACTGGCAACCGGTCAACTCGCCGATTTTATCGCCTTTCCCACAGATCATTACCAGGAGATTCTGTATGTGCAGGGCAAGCTCAAACCCACCAAAATCTGGAAAAAAGGTAACTTGGTGCATGGATAA
- the hutG gene encoding formimidoylglutamase: protein MYKPAEKAAWKGRTDVQDGEMGMRWHQVIHLLDLSRDIPEGEGGVAILGFCCDEGVRRNQGRVGASAAPAALRQIMGSFADHLPEGTELYGCGDVFCPNQKLEEAQAQLGRKIHQLLSRGYKPVVLGGGHETAYGHFLGIQKSLPPGKTLGIINFDAHFDLRSYAQQSSSGTPFLQIAHELQKTEQSFHYLCLGIQEYGNTRKLFQTANELGTTFVTAQEMMDPASSSAQTKLQDFLATVDHVFLTIDLDVFAAAFAPGVSAPNAMGITPYLAQPLLQTIVTSGKLFSAEVVELNPTVDQDNRTARLAASLIYQMVQHWR, encoded by the coding sequence ATGTACAAACCTGCAGAGAAAGCCGCCTGGAAAGGACGCACTGATGTGCAGGACGGTGAGATGGGGATGCGCTGGCACCAAGTCATTCATCTGCTGGACCTGTCGCGTGACATTCCGGAAGGCGAGGGCGGCGTGGCAATTCTGGGCTTCTGCTGTGACGAGGGTGTGCGCCGAAACCAGGGCAGAGTAGGAGCTTCTGCCGCGCCCGCTGCCCTAAGGCAGATCATGGGCTCCTTTGCCGACCATCTGCCCGAAGGCACTGAACTCTACGGCTGCGGCGATGTCTTCTGCCCCAACCAAAAACTAGAGGAAGCCCAGGCCCAACTAGGCCGAAAAATCCACCAATTGCTCAGCCGCGGCTACAAACCGGTGGTGCTGGGCGGAGGCCACGAGACCGCGTATGGGCATTTTCTGGGAATCCAGAAGAGTTTGCCACCCGGTAAAACCCTGGGAATTATAAATTTCGATGCCCATTTTGACCTAAGGAGTTATGCCCAGCAGTCTAGTTCTGGCACGCCATTTCTGCAGATAGCCCATGAGCTCCAGAAAACAGAGCAGTCGTTCCATTACCTGTGCCTTGGCATTCAGGAATATGGCAACACGCGCAAGCTGTTCCAGACGGCCAATGAACTAGGAACGACGTTTGTGACGGCGCAGGAAATGATGGATCCCGCGTCCTCTTCTGCCCAAACCAAACTACAAGATTTTCTTGCCACCGTAGATCATGTGTTCCTGACCATTGATTTAGATGTGTTTGCCGCGGCCTTCGCGCCGGGCGTGAGCGCGCCCAATGCCATGGGAATAACGCCTTACCTGGCGCAACCGCTGTTGCAGACCATTGTTACCTCTGGCAAGCTTTTCTCTGCGGAGGTAGTGGAACTCAACCCCACCGTGGACCAAGACAACCGCACCGCCCGCCTGGCCGCCTCCCTCATTTACCAAATGGTGCAGCACTGGCGGTAA